From one Gimesia sp. genomic stretch:
- a CDS encoding STAS domain-containing protein yields the protein MALGPEYENLDEPRLDALTDVLLQVAETASPPVVVLDLSHTSFFGSAFIEVIFRMWNRLNHREGGKFCICGLSEYCTEVLEVTHLDQLWETFPDRASALSALNS from the coding sequence GTGGCTTTGGGTCCAGAGTACGAAAATCTGGATGAGCCAAGACTGGATGCCTTAACCGATGTGTTATTGCAGGTTGCTGAAACAGCGTCCCCTCCAGTGGTTGTTCTCGACCTCTCTCATACGTCCTTCTTCGGTTCCGCTTTCATTGAAGTCATCTTCCGGATGTGGAATCGTCTCAATCATCGAGAGGGCGGCAAATTCTGTATCTGCGGTCTGAGTGAATACTGTACAGAGGTTCTGGAAGTCACTCATCTGGATCAGCTCTGGGAAACATTCCCTGATCGTGCTTCCGCTCTCAGTGCCTTAAATTCCTGA
- a CDS encoding trypsin-like peptidase domain-containing protein — translation MPSEHPSAYSGSSGKSSLIQKWLILILTILIVFMTFKLLKRYYGQPDFRVRERTDLTQSELRTIELFKESSPSVVHIRTVGLASPMDQFSMNPQTPSQGSGSGFIWDRKGHVVTNFHVIQKADEYSVTLADNTTWNAKLVGIAPSKDLAVLKIDAPRDQLKPIKIGYSGDLQVGQTVLAIGNPFGLDQTLTTGIISGLGREIISVTGRSIRNVIQTDAAINPGNSGGPLLDSSGRLIGVNTAIYSSSHVYAGIGYAVPVDLISRFVPQLIRFGFIQTPSLNFLGVDDFVIRKLKINQILPKDVSGVMVQSIMEGGAADLAGLKEIRIDDSGNLHLGDLIMQLDEIPITDANSLLDALEMHKVGDEVELVVLRNNKKIKLKARLQEWKNDQ, via the coding sequence ATGCCTTCAGAACATCCGTCTGCCTACTCGGGGTCTTCCGGTAAATCTTCGCTGATTCAGAAATGGTTGATCCTGATCCTCACCATTTTGATTGTCTTTATGACCTTCAAATTGCTGAAGCGGTATTATGGTCAGCCGGATTTTCGAGTCCGGGAACGGACAGATCTGACGCAGTCTGAGTTGAGAACGATCGAACTGTTTAAGGAGTCATCTCCTTCAGTAGTGCATATTCGCACTGTCGGTCTTGCATCGCCGATGGACCAGTTCAGTATGAATCCTCAAACCCCGTCGCAGGGGTCGGGGAGCGGGTTCATCTGGGATCGTAAGGGACATGTCGTCACGAACTTTCATGTGATTCAGAAGGCAGATGAGTACTCGGTCACACTGGCAGATAATACAACCTGGAATGCGAAACTTGTCGGCATCGCCCCATCCAAAGATCTGGCTGTTCTGAAAATCGACGCGCCACGCGATCAGCTCAAACCGATTAAAATAGGCTATTCCGGCGATTTGCAGGTTGGACAGACAGTGCTTGCCATCGGGAATCCTTTTGGTCTGGATCAGACTCTGACGACGGGAATAATCAGTGGCCTGGGCCGAGAGATCATCTCAGTGACAGGCAGATCGATCCGCAATGTGATCCAGACAGACGCAGCCATTAATCCTGGTAATTCAGGAGGTCCTCTGCTGGACAGTTCAGGACGGCTGATTGGCGTTAATACCGCGATCTACAGCTCGTCTCATGTCTATGCGGGCATTGGATATGCTGTCCCCGTCGATCTGATCAGTCGCTTTGTCCCCCAATTGATCCGCTTTGGCTTCATTCAGACTCCCAGTTTAAATTTCCTAGGGGTTGATGACTTCGTGATTCGTAAACTCAAAATCAATCAGATTCTGCCCAAAGATGTCTCGGGTGTTATGGTTCAGAGTATTATGGAGGGGGGCGCTGCAGACTTAGCTGGTCTTAAAGAAATCAGGATCGATGATTCAGGTAATCTGCATCTGGGCGACCTGATCATGCAACTGGATGAAATTCCGATTACGGATGCCAATTCCCTGCTGGATGCCCTGGAGATGCATAAAGTCGGAGACGAGGTTGAATTAGTGGTCTTGCGAAACAATAAAAAAATCAAACTGAAGGCTCGGCTTCAGGAATGGAAAAATGATCAATAA
- a CDS encoding sigma-54 dependent transcriptional regulator has protein sequence MPSLGIIYTFDSKLEAILKPGLLQQIHSQVSLAKSLPELMERIQNASPATVYLDLRPHDLPSESDDRSSVLSYLREICEFPVKVVTILDQFLPVEYVETANFITDAFLEFPPVPEELNLLAEELSQLEPKIIPESLPESRQIFDHQKQVTTYTPEMIPIIDQISKIARHNVTLLLIGETGTGKTTLASMIHELSPRKDEPFQNIACGALPSDLIESELFGHLRGSFTGAERSKIGRFEAAGKGTLLLDEIDILSPKDQAKLLKVIETGQFEPVGSTESRISEARLIVAANVELDELTRNNKFRSDLYYRLNVLQFRLPALRERPNDIIPLSLLFIKECCQQHAISVTKIHRKVLDLLKQYSWPGNLRELKNQIQRAVLFSSNEELTTHEFSPNLFQEVQRDPQIQSVAEENQTLADQVAHNEKHLLLKSLSENGYRKTATAKALGISRVGLYKKMRKYGMLDSGKTKLQTES, from the coding sequence ATGCCATCTCTGGGGATTATTTATACTTTCGACTCCAAATTAGAAGCCATCCTCAAACCAGGCTTACTGCAGCAAATCCATAGCCAGGTTAGTCTGGCGAAGTCGTTGCCTGAACTAATGGAGCGAATCCAGAATGCTTCGCCGGCAACTGTTTATCTGGATTTGAGACCTCACGACTTACCCTCTGAATCCGATGATCGCAGTTCCGTATTATCGTATCTGAGAGAAATCTGTGAATTCCCAGTCAAGGTCGTGACCATTCTTGATCAGTTTCTACCCGTCGAATACGTAGAAACTGCGAATTTCATCACGGATGCTTTTCTGGAATTTCCTCCAGTGCCTGAAGAGTTAAATCTGCTGGCAGAAGAGCTCTCACAGCTTGAGCCTAAAATCATTCCAGAGAGCCTTCCTGAATCACGCCAAATCTTCGATCATCAGAAGCAGGTGACTACATATACCCCGGAAATGATCCCGATCATCGATCAAATTTCGAAGATCGCCAGACACAACGTAACTTTGCTGCTAATTGGCGAGACCGGTACCGGAAAAACAACACTGGCCTCCATGATCCATGAACTATCGCCCAGAAAGGATGAGCCCTTTCAGAACATTGCCTGCGGTGCGCTTCCTTCTGATCTGATCGAAAGCGAACTGTTTGGTCATTTGCGTGGTTCATTCACAGGTGCAGAGCGATCAAAAATAGGTCGCTTTGAAGCCGCAGGGAAGGGCACACTACTGCTGGATGAAATCGACATCCTGTCTCCCAAGGACCAGGCTAAGCTATTGAAGGTAATAGAAACCGGCCAGTTCGAGCCTGTAGGTTCAACCGAGTCCCGTATTTCTGAAGCGCGATTGATTGTCGCCGCGAATGTGGAGCTTGATGAACTGACCAGAAATAACAAGTTCCGCTCTGACCTGTACTATCGCTTGAATGTTCTTCAATTCCGCTTACCTGCACTGAGAGAACGTCCAAATGATATCATTCCCCTCTCTTTGCTCTTTATCAAGGAATGCTGTCAGCAACATGCGATTTCGGTCACGAAAATCCATCGCAAGGTCCTGGACCTTCTCAAGCAATATAGTTGGCCCGGCAACTTAAGAGAGCTCAAAAATCAGATTCAACGGGCCGTCCTGTTTTCAAGTAACGAAGAGCTGACCACACACGAATTTTCACCAAATCTGTTTCAGGAAGTCCAGCGCGATCCTCAGATTCAGTCAGTCGCTGAAGAGAATCAGACCCTGGCTGATCAGGTTGCACACAATGAGAAGCACCTGCTGCTCAAATCGCTTTCTGAGAACGGATATCGCAAAACAGCGACTGCGAAAGCCCTGGGAATCAGTCGTGTCGGGCTTTATAAGAAGATGCGTAAATATGGGATGCTTGATTCTGGCAAAACCAAGCTTCAAACGGAAAGCTAG
- a CDS encoding type II secretion system F family protein, which translates to MFLDLITIATFLLVCFVFFLVGDAIAAGNRAGRKKELNRGEGSGGSTYSASHVGAFKRAMAGVIPQSDQEIKKIELDLKRAGYYRSTALVEYLATRNILIVMVLIGTGIGCVLADPGTNYPEIILVAGLLVAGSGYGLPRMVLHNQASRRVNRIQKGLPDALDLVMMCLTGGVPLRTALKRVTEEVRFSHPDIAVEFDIIRRHADANSMADALKQFARRIDAPDVNTLSLMISQTERLGTNVSTALIDFADGIRRKYRQRAEEHSSKTSIKLLFPVIFCMAPPIYILFFAPAVLELRNFLIREHRPGGILEPSTYGETISATSESVLEQNSTGGNQ; encoded by the coding sequence ATGTTTTTAGATCTCATCACAATCGCCACATTTTTGCTGGTCTGCTTTGTATTCTTCCTGGTAGGGGATGCGATTGCAGCCGGAAATCGTGCTGGTAGAAAAAAAGAATTAAATCGTGGAGAAGGTTCTGGAGGTTCGACGTATTCAGCCTCGCATGTTGGTGCGTTTAAACGTGCCATGGCTGGGGTAATTCCTCAGTCGGATCAGGAAATCAAAAAGATTGAACTCGACCTGAAACGGGCCGGTTATTACAGGTCGACCGCCTTGGTTGAATATCTGGCGACCCGAAATATTTTGATCGTAATGGTATTGATCGGCACTGGTATTGGATGTGTACTTGCAGATCCGGGAACTAATTACCCCGAGATTATTCTGGTAGCAGGCTTACTGGTAGCAGGCAGTGGATATGGTTTGCCTCGAATGGTATTGCACAACCAGGCCAGCCGTAGAGTAAACCGGATTCAAAAAGGTCTTCCGGATGCACTTGACCTGGTCATGATGTGTCTGACCGGTGGTGTGCCCTTGCGTACTGCATTGAAACGAGTTACCGAGGAAGTTCGATTTTCACACCCTGATATCGCTGTTGAGTTTGACATCATCCGGCGACACGCTGATGCCAATTCCATGGCCGATGCTTTGAAGCAGTTCGCCCGACGAATCGATGCACCTGATGTCAACACGCTCTCTCTGATGATTTCTCAGACAGAAAGACTGGGGACCAATGTATCTACTGCATTGATTGATTTTGCTGACGGGATTCGCCGAAAGTATCGTCAACGGGCGGAAGAACATTCCAGCAAGACAAGTATCAAGCTGTTGTTTCCGGTTATCTTCTGCATGGCACCACCGATTTATATCCTGTTCTTTGCCCCTGCCGTGCTTGAATTACGAAACTTTCTGATTCGCGAGCATCGTCCTGGCGGGATTCTGGAACCTTCTACCTACGGTGAGACCATCAGTGCTACTTCAGAGAGCGTTCTGGAACAGAATTCAACTGGCGGTAATCAGTAG
- a CDS encoding type II secretion system F family protein gives MNSSSVALLCFVAVTVAVLAVYLIVRDLSGVNKSGSGRFGGRPRLRRIPNVFDQEPARSLLGKIDQSFDRLILENGSEFTPFSAFLMIVACGLAIGGTIFVYTDLPLAGIAGMCAGMVAVLIVLHHRRKKRMQRIQEELPEMIDLLARSTHAGASLEQAIAIVGEETRGPLSYEFRRCARQLDMNMSIPAVMKSLSSRIQLIDLKILTSTLMLYRKTGGNLPANLERMADVIRDRINYRRQMRASTGAGRASAVLMTVVAPVAFVVLLVAFPEHVSNLYTDPIGNILLMIAFVLEVIGIFWVSALLRTDY, from the coding sequence GTGAACAGTTCATCGGTAGCATTATTATGCTTTGTTGCAGTGACAGTAGCTGTTCTGGCTGTCTATCTTATCGTCCGGGATTTATCTGGAGTCAACAAGTCCGGTTCCGGTAGATTTGGGGGACGTCCCCGCCTGCGAAGAATTCCGAACGTTTTTGACCAGGAACCTGCCCGCAGTCTGCTGGGAAAGATCGACCAGAGTTTTGATCGACTCATTCTGGAAAATGGATCTGAGTTTACCCCCTTCTCTGCCTTCCTGATGATTGTCGCCTGTGGACTGGCCATTGGTGGTACGATCTTCGTTTATACCGATCTGCCACTGGCAGGAATTGCCGGGATGTGTGCAGGCATGGTTGCAGTCCTGATTGTTCTGCATCATCGCCGGAAAAAACGGATGCAGAGAATTCAGGAAGAACTACCTGAAATGATCGACCTGCTGGCTCGGTCAACGCACGCTGGTGCCAGTCTGGAGCAGGCGATCGCTATTGTTGGAGAAGAGACCAGGGGTCCTCTCAGCTATGAGTTCAGACGATGTGCCCGTCAACTTGACATGAATATGTCGATTCCTGCAGTCATGAAATCTCTCTCCAGTCGAATTCAACTCATTGATCTGAAAATTCTGACATCCACATTAATGCTTTATCGCAAGACGGGTGGGAATTTACCCGCTAACCTGGAGCGAATGGCCGATGTCATCCGGGATCGTATCAATTACCGCCGTCAGATGCGGGCTTCTACGGGAGCAGGACGTGCTTCGGCCGTTCTAATGACCGTTGTTGCTCCAGTCGCGTTTGTCGTTCTGCTGGTCGCTTTTCCTGAACATGTTTCTAATCTGTATACGGATCCGATCGGTAATATTTTGCTGATGATCGCCTTTGTGCTGGAAGTAATCGGTATTTTCTGGGTCTCCGCCCTGTTGAGAACGGACTATTAA
- a CDS encoding CpaF family protein, translated as MNFQKQKVLIHQELVDSLDLSMLAQISEKELSGEVRAVATEICDEHASVLEGIDRERLLDELLSEVFGLGPLDQLMADTTISDILVNHAYEIHIERNGQLEESDVIFADNQHLMRIIQRIVSRVGRRIDEVNPMVDARLPDGSRINAIIPPLALNGPSLSIRRFGTVPLEIDDLIEKKSLTPEIVDFLAAVVDSRISMLISGGTGSGKTTLLNALSNFIPREERLVTIEDSAELLLQHKHVVRLETKTENTEGVGEISQRQLVKNSLRMRPDRIIIGEVRGAEALDMLQAMNTGHEGSMTTIHANDTRDALARLEMMVAMSGFDLPLPVIRQYIANGIGIVLHGARLKGGQRSITRVSEIIALNERGDYQVEDIFGFEQTGLDDQGNAIGHFYSTGYRPACLKRMEASGIRLSDQIFEQKTFKA; from the coding sequence TTGAACTTTCAGAAACAGAAAGTTCTGATTCATCAGGAGCTGGTAGATTCCCTCGATCTGTCAATGCTGGCTCAAATCTCGGAAAAAGAACTTTCCGGGGAAGTGCGAGCCGTTGCCACTGAAATCTGTGATGAGCATGCATCTGTTCTGGAAGGTATCGACCGGGAACGGTTGCTCGACGAACTGTTGAGCGAAGTCTTCGGGCTGGGACCACTTGATCAACTGATGGCAGATACGACCATCAGTGATATTCTGGTGAATCACGCCTACGAAATTCATATCGAACGGAATGGTCAACTCGAAGAATCAGATGTCATCTTTGCTGACAATCAGCATCTGATGCGGATTATCCAGAGAATTGTCTCACGTGTTGGCAGACGTATCGATGAAGTGAATCCCATGGTAGATGCACGTCTGCCTGATGGATCCCGTATCAATGCAATCATTCCTCCGCTGGCACTGAATGGTCCTTCACTGTCCATTCGCCGCTTTGGTACTGTTCCATTGGAAATTGATGACCTGATCGAGAAAAAGTCTCTAACTCCAGAGATTGTAGATTTTCTGGCAGCTGTCGTGGATTCCAGGATCAGCATGCTGATTTCGGGGGGAACGGGTAGTGGTAAAACCACTCTCTTGAATGCGTTATCCAACTTCATTCCTCGGGAAGAACGTTTGGTTACCATCGAGGATTCAGCGGAATTACTGCTGCAGCACAAGCATGTGGTTCGTCTGGAAACCAAAACGGAAAACACCGAAGGTGTCGGTGAAATTTCTCAGCGACAACTTGTCAAAAACAGTCTGCGCATGCGTCCAGACCGGATCATCATCGGTGAGGTTCGTGGCGCGGAAGCCTTGGATATGCTGCAAGCCATGAATACCGGGCACGAAGGCTCGATGACGACCATCCATGCCAATGACACCCGGGATGCCCTGGCTCGTCTGGAAATGATGGTTGCCATGAGTGGTTTCGACTTGCCACTTCCTGTTATCCGCCAGTATATCGCAAATGGTATCGGCATCGTTCTGCATGGGGCCCGCCTGAAAGGGGGGCAACGCAGTATCACCCGTGTTTCTGAGATTATCGCATTGAATGAGCGGGGAGATTACCAGGTCGAGGATATCTTTGGTTTCGAACAAACGGGCCTGGATGATCAGGGGAACGCTATCGGTCATTTTTATTCCACAGGTTACCGACCTGCATGTCTGAAGCGAATGGAAGCATCCGGGATCAGGCTGAGCGATCAGATTTTTGAGCAAAAAACGTTCAAAGCCTGA
- the cpaB gene encoding Flp pilus assembly protein CpaB, producing MTAAIFAILLGLGAAYTVRQFLHKQPGPVVLAEDPPAKPRQVFIPIASRDLVPGQTLSLDDISILKMLPDQVDKRFKPNGLQRIMATEFIQGRVLKSEIKAGEPFHTVDLYATGMGPGLSDTLEPGNRAVTVSIHKIGNVAGFSRPGAIVDVLFRSHETDGIPETTITLLEKVRVLAVDQTSVPGHKVGMGSKESADYPVTLEVSPEQGKVLKVVEDHGVLSLALRNPNENTEVVSAGRSSDRLTLSNILGFIPNQRVSSMDIYRGGSLNTVHFKGNRAYKSQNWIDAIETPVASEVIPSSKATTTMKQDENKTSEISVPASGL from the coding sequence ATGACGGCAGCGATTTTCGCAATTCTTTTAGGCTTAGGCGCAGCTTATACAGTGAGGCAGTTCCTGCATAAGCAACCGGGCCCTGTCGTGTTAGCAGAAGATCCACCAGCGAAACCACGGCAGGTCTTCATTCCCATCGCTTCACGAGACCTCGTGCCAGGGCAGACATTGTCTCTGGATGATATCTCCATTTTGAAGATGCTTCCCGATCAGGTTGATAAGCGATTCAAACCAAATGGGCTGCAACGGATCATGGCGACTGAATTTATTCAGGGCCGGGTGCTGAAATCGGAAATCAAAGCCGGAGAGCCGTTCCATACAGTTGATCTGTATGCAACAGGAATGGGCCCGGGACTGTCCGATACTCTTGAGCCTGGTAATCGCGCTGTCACTGTTTCCATCCACAAAATTGGGAATGTGGCCGGTTTCTCACGTCCTGGAGCAATTGTTGATGTTCTGTTCCGCTCACACGAAACAGATGGGATTCCCGAGACTACCATTACCCTGCTCGAAAAAGTACGCGTTCTGGCTGTAGATCAGACCTCTGTTCCCGGACATAAAGTTGGCATGGGAAGTAAAGAATCTGCAGATTACCCTGTGACACTTGAGGTTTCACCGGAACAGGGCAAAGTCCTCAAAGTCGTTGAGGATCATGGCGTCCTGAGCCTGGCGCTGCGGAACCCCAATGAAAACACTGAAGTGGTTTCTGCTGGACGTTCGAGCGATCGCCTGACATTGTCAAACATTCTGGGATTCATCCCCAATCAGCGAGTTTCCAGTATGGATATCTATCGGGGGGGCTCATTGAATACAGTGCACTTTAAAGGCAACCGTGCCTACAAGAGCCAGAACTGGATCGACGCAATCGAAACTCCTGTTGCTTCAGAAGTGATTCCCTCAAGCAAAGCAACAACAACGATGAAGCAGGACGAGAATAAGACTTCGGAGATTTCTGTTCCCGCCAGTGGACTTTAA
- a CDS encoding HAD family phosphatase — protein sequence MIRTFLFDMGNVLAFFSHDRMCEQMGALCGRTREEIQALLIDSGKQWEFERGQLSAEEFHQWFEEAAGQSVSYLDLVRAASDIFELNASIVPVLDTLKDRGHRLVLLSNTCISHFEFIWNEYEVLQRFDDFATSYKAGAIKPERPIFDLALSKIQCAPEEAFYTDDIADYVNVARELGIQAEVFTDTPTLIQHLVARDIQV from the coding sequence GTGATTCGTACCTTTCTGTTTGATATGGGAAATGTTCTCGCCTTTTTTTCACATGATCGAATGTGTGAACAGATGGGGGCGCTTTGTGGGCGTACCCGCGAGGAGATTCAAGCTCTGCTGATCGATTCGGGAAAACAGTGGGAGTTTGAACGGGGGCAGTTGTCGGCAGAGGAATTTCATCAGTGGTTTGAAGAGGCCGCAGGCCAATCCGTCTCCTATCTCGATCTGGTCCGGGCTGCATCAGATATTTTTGAGCTGAATGCGTCCATCGTTCCCGTCCTGGATACTCTGAAAGACCGCGGGCATCGGCTGGTACTTCTGTCGAATACCTGTATTTCTCATTTTGAATTCATCTGGAATGAATACGAGGTCCTGCAACGTTTTGATGATTTCGCAACGTCCTACAAGGCGGGCGCCATCAAGCCGGAACGGCCGATTTTTGATTTAGCACTCTCAAAGATCCAGTGTGCTCCTGAAGAAGCCTTTTATACTGATGACATCGCAGATTATGTCAATGTAGCACGGGAGTTGGGGATCCAGGCGGAGGTATTTACAGACACACCGACTCTGATCCAGCATCTCGTGGCCCGGGATATCCAAGTCTGA
- a CDS encoding acetolactate synthase yields MDYENQSSYPSGEPGKEWPCLRQFCVFMENRVGYLHQLLKLLEKFDLRIIALSTVDSVDVAMSRIVLDNYEHAREIFELSGYTFFEKDLIGVELPDDTQPYMRICISLLQAEVNIDYTYPLLYRRHGRGAIALCVDDIDLGIRTLTEQGHRIITEKDLKDDDEYLL; encoded by the coding sequence ATGGATTATGAAAATCAATCCTCTTACCCTTCGGGGGAACCAGGCAAAGAGTGGCCCTGCCTGCGTCAATTCTGTGTGTTTATGGAAAACCGAGTGGGGTATCTCCATCAGTTGCTGAAGCTTCTGGAAAAATTTGATCTGAGAATCATAGCTTTGAGCACCGTCGATTCGGTAGACGTCGCGATGAGTCGTATCGTTCTCGATAACTACGAGCACGCCAGGGAAATCTTCGAGCTCTCCGGTTATACCTTCTTTGAAAAAGATCTCATCGGTGTCGAATTGCCGGATGACACACAGCCTTACATGCGAATCTGTATCTCATTGCTCCAGGCAGAAGTCAACATCGACTACACTTATCCGCTGCTCTATCGCAGACATGGTAGAGGGGCGATCGCTCTGTGCGTTGATGATATCGATCTGGGAATCAGAACACTGACAGAACAGGGGCATCGCATCATCACCGAAAAAGACCTCAAAGATGATGACGAATACCTGCTCTGA
- a CDS encoding Gfo/Idh/MocA family oxidoreductase, translated as MSKQIDVAVLTNETGAHLSAYYSALKSTEAVKSVYLADPSGKQVDLARKELGAKLSEVYAQAEVLFQNHKPELALVTMEARQAPAAIDLALEQGSHVLSEKPACLNVSQFEPLVQKAESKHLNLSLALANRTNPEIQYARTLIQEGTLGKIYGVELQLLADQTRLTRPAYHGSWYAHKDQAGGGFLSWLAIHWLDLSMYLTGASINEVSGFTANAGGQPLDVEDSAAFALRYDAGFLGTLTAGFYLKQGYQSMIKIWGSKGWLEMLPFADRPLDWSVNHNGKRYRFEKSLDPRGYTPAVRKAVLAAAGESEPLLTSRESLRIIQTIYACYEAASTGKRQSIPGL; from the coding sequence ATGAGTAAACAGATTGATGTGGCCGTGTTGACCAATGAGACCGGGGCACACCTGAGTGCGTATTACTCTGCGTTGAAATCGACCGAAGCCGTCAAGTCCGTCTATTTGGCGGACCCGAGTGGAAAACAGGTTGATCTGGCGCGAAAGGAACTGGGGGCCAAGTTAAGTGAAGTCTATGCTCAGGCAGAAGTACTTTTTCAGAATCATAAACCAGAACTGGCTTTGGTCACCATGGAGGCCCGACAGGCGCCTGCTGCGATTGACCTGGCGCTGGAACAGGGATCTCATGTGCTTTCAGAGAAACCCGCATGTCTGAATGTGTCTCAGTTCGAGCCACTGGTTCAGAAGGCGGAAAGTAAGCATCTGAACTTATCACTGGCCCTGGCCAATCGGACGAACCCGGAGATCCAGTATGCACGCACACTGATCCAGGAGGGCACGCTGGGAAAGATCTACGGTGTAGAACTGCAACTGCTGGCGGATCAGACCCGCTTAACCAGACCCGCCTATCATGGAAGCTGGTACGCGCACAAGGATCAGGCCGGTGGGGGCTTTCTGTCCTGGCTTGCCATTCACTGGCTGGACCTTTCGATGTATCTGACAGGTGCGTCGATTAACGAGGTGAGCGGGTTTACGGCGAATGCCGGTGGTCAACCGCTTGATGTTGAAGACTCGGCAGCATTCGCCTTGCGTTATGATGCGGGATTTCTCGGGACGTTGACCGCGGGCTTCTATCTGAAGCAGGGATATCAGTCCATGATCAAAATCTGGGGAAGCAAAGGCTGGCTGGAGATGCTCCCCTTTGCCGATCGCCCGTTAGATTGGAGTGTCAATCATAACGGGAAGCGTTATCGTTTTGAGAAGTCATTGGATCCGCGCGGCTATACACCCGCAGTGCGTAAGGCTGTCCTGGCAGCGGCAGGTGAATCAGAACCGCTGCTCACCAGCCGCGAGAGCTTGCGAATTATTCAGACGATCTACGCATGTTACGAGGCAGCCAGTACTGGTAAGAGGCAAAGCATACCCGGTTTGTAA
- a CDS encoding zinc-binding dehydrogenase: MLASHLVAPGQLELIDVPEPELPASPPADCAGQIIFQPETTCLCGSDLPYFNGTDEWEIEIGHSLHEMIGTVTATNGNRWKAGDRVLAVPVMQQGLQERFLLDESRTISIATNIPEEHALMAQPLGTALFALKKLPNLLDKTVAVVGQGPMGQLMNAALNNMGARQIIGIDLLESRLEVSPRMGATATICNRNNNPVTAVREILKGELPDIVIEAVGHADQQINLCVELCRQAGQILVFGVPPETIDNFRVRDLVFKNITVHSSINPDFNRDFPLAMQWLSEGRIDVGPIITHRFPLAEIQQAFELFRDRREGAIKVIVDFPAKQQA, encoded by the coding sequence TTGTTAGCAAGTCATCTCGTAGCGCCCGGTCAACTTGAACTCATTGACGTTCCCGAACCCGAATTGCCAGCCTCTCCACCTGCAGACTGTGCGGGGCAGATTATCTTTCAACCTGAGACCACCTGTCTATGTGGTTCCGATCTCCCTTATTTCAATGGCACCGACGAATGGGAAATTGAAATCGGTCACTCTCTACATGAGATGATTGGCACGGTTACCGCGACTAATGGAAACCGCTGGAAAGCAGGGGACCGCGTATTGGCTGTTCCCGTGATGCAACAGGGACTGCAGGAGCGATTTCTGCTGGATGAATCCCGCACCATTTCCATCGCAACCAACATTCCTGAGGAACATGCATTGATGGCCCAACCCCTGGGGACGGCCCTCTTCGCACTCAAAAAACTTCCCAATCTGCTGGACAAGACCGTCGCTGTAGTGGGACAGGGACCGATGGGACAACTTATGAATGCCGCCCTGAACAACATGGGTGCGCGCCAGATCATCGGCATTGATCTACTCGAATCCCGGCTGGAAGTCAGTCCCCGCATGGGCGCCACCGCCACAATTTGTAACAGGAACAACAATCCAGTCACTGCCGTCCGGGAAATATTAAAGGGAGAATTGCCCGACATCGTGATTGAGGCCGTTGGTCACGCCGATCAGCAAATAAATCTCTGCGTTGAACTCTGTCGCCAGGCTGGTCAGATTCTGGTCTTCGGGGTTCCCCCTGAGACGATCGACAATTTTCGAGTACGGGATCTGGTATTTAAAAACATTACCGTTCATTCCAGCATCAATCCGGATTTCAACCGTGACTTTCCGCTAGCGATGCAATGGCTCTCTGAAGGCCGAATTGATGTCGGTCCGATTATCACACATCGCTTCCCTCTCGCTGAAATTCAGCAGGCATTCGAACTTTTCCGCGATCGACGCGAGGGGGCTATCAAAGTCATCGTTGATTTCCCTGCGAAACAACAGGCATAA